The following proteins are encoded in a genomic region of Nicotiana sylvestris chromosome 4, ASM39365v2, whole genome shotgun sequence:
- the LOC104236785 gene encoding uncharacterized protein, translated as MIGEMVGKRLQRQTLLWFTIIIQLFSIFTSSRMLHARHTPENGPPVKLHISHHHVIIDNGIVQLTLSNPTGHIAGVSYKGIDNLMEKRFPESRRGYWDTMWKLPEDKASTFDTFFATNFRVIAKDNNKVEVSFTKTWNPNADHDLPLNIDKRFVMLRGSSGFYSYGIFERPEGMPELRLDEARIAMKLRQNLFLYMAVSDDRQRVMPTDQDRSSGKVLGFREAVRITHPSNPKLKNEVDDKYQYSSDDNDIKVHGWICNRPHVGFWVITPTNEYRSGGPMKQDLTSHAGATSLATFFSGHYAGPELGVSLKEGEPWKKVFGPVFFYLNSDSGNNHSTLWEDAKRQMFEETAKWPYDFPESKDYPKANERGTISGRLLVDDRYISNDPIFAKSAYIGLALPGDTGSWQTDTKGYQFWTQADETGYFKITGIIPGTYNLYSWVPGVIGDYKYNQTLAITQGSEINLGHLIYNPPRNGPTLWEIGIPDRTAAEFFVPDPLPGFTNRVLSNSTQKFRQYGLWDRYTDLYPDEDLIYKVGVSDYTKDWFYAHVTRRTENKKYIPTTWQISFELPTVDPSGTYTLHVALASATYSHLQGRINNPDRPRPNFETPGIGRSNAIARHGIHGLYSLFSFQIPEYELQNGQNIIYLKQVKGGSPFNGVMYDYIRLEGPPQ; from the exons ATGATAGGAGAGATGGTTGGAAAGAGGCTACAACGACAAACATTATTATGGTTTACAATTATTATCCAGCTTTTCTCGATTTTCACTAGTTCGAGGATGCTGCATGCTAG GCATACTCCAGAGAACGGTCCTCCAGTCAAATTGCACATCTCACATCACCAT GTGATAATAGATAATGGCATCGTTCAACTTACCCTATCAAATCCAACGGGACACATTGCTGGGGTAAGTTACAAAGGCATTGATAATCTCATGGAGAAAAGATTTCCAGAATCAAGGAGAGG ATACTGGGATACCATGTGGAAACTTCCAGAAGACAAGGCTAGCACTTTTGATAC GTTTTTTGCAACAAATTTCCGAGTTATagcaaaagataataataaagtCGAAGTTTCTTTTACAAAAACTTGGAATCCCAATGCTGACCATGATCTTCCTCTAAACATCGACAAAAG GTTTGTGATGCTGCGAGGAAGTTCTGGATTCTATTCATATGGAATATTTGAACGTCCAGAAGGAATGCCAGAACTTAGGCTAGATGAAGCCAGGATTGCAATGAAACTCAGACAGAATTT GTTCCTTTATATGGCTGTATCAGACGATAGGCAAAGGGTAATGCCAACAGATCAAGATCGTTCATCTGGCAAAGTCCTTGGCTTCAGAGAAGCTGTTAGAATAACACATCCATCCAACCCTAAACTCAAGAATGAG GTTGATGATAAGTACCAATATTCGTCCGATGATAACGATATCAAGGTACATGGATGGATTTGCAATCGTCCTCATGTAGGGTTTTGGGTGATTACACCAACCAATGAATATCGTAGTGGTGGACCAATGAAGCAAGATCTTACTTCTCATGCCGGTGCAACATCCTTAGCG aCATTTTTCAGTGGACATTATGCAGGTCCAGAATTAGGAGTCAGTCTCAAAGAAGGAGAGCCATGGAAAAAAGTATTTGGTCCTGTTTTCTTTTATCTCAACTCAGATTCTGGTAACAACCATAGCACACTTTGGGAGGATGCTAAAAGACAG ATGTTTGAAGAAACTGCAAAATGGCCATATGATTTCCCAGAATCAAAAGACTATCCCAAAGCCAATGAACGGGGCACAATTAGTGGGCGATTATTGGTCGATGACAG GTACATAAGCAATGATCCTATTTTTGCAAAATCTGCATATATTGGATTGGCTCTCCCTGGAGATACTGGATCATGGCAAACAGATACCAAG GGTTATCAATTTTGGACTCAAGCAGATGAGACCGGATATTTTAAGATTACTGGAATTATACCCGGAACTTATAATTTGTACTCATGGGTCCCTGGAGTTATTGGAGATTACAAATACAACCAAACTTTGGCCATTACCCAAG GAAGTGAAATTAATCTAGGTCATTTAATTTATAACCctccaagaaatggtccaactctATGGGAAATAGGCATTCCTGATAGAACTGCTGCTGAATTCTTTGTCCCTGATCCATTGCCTGGCTTCACTAACCGCGTCCTCAGCAACAGTACACAAAA GTTTAGACAATATGGTTTATGGGATCGTTATACAGATTTATATCCTGACGAAGATTTAATATACAAAGTTGGTGTTAGTGATTACACAAAGGATTGGTTCTACGCTCATGTAACCAG GAGAACTGAAAACAAGAAATatataccaacaacatggcaaatATCATTTGAACTTCCAACTGTGGATCCAAGTGGAACTTACACACTCCATGTGGCATTGGCTTCTGCCACGTACTCCCATTTGCAG GGAAGAATAAACAACCCTGATAGACCAAGGCCAAATTTTGAAACCCCAGGAATTGGGAGGAGTAATGCAATAGCAAGACATGGAATTCATGGATTATACAGTCTTTTCAGTTTTCAAATTCCAGAATATGAATTACAAAATGGACAAAATATCATATATTTAAAGCAAGTTAAAGGTGGTAGTCCTTTTAATGGAGTCATGTATGATTATATTCGACTTGAAGGCCCTCCACAGTAA
- the LOC104236784 gene encoding uncharacterized protein has protein sequence MKKVGRNREWSSVVGLLGILLQLFLLIECAATRRITQKNSQSDLQSLYPPVQLHKLNNHVLVDNGLFNITFSVPGGMVIAIQYNGIDNLLENENKLNNRGYWDIVWNKAEKPGIIYDKLEGTNFEVILQDENQVELSFTRTWKSLNSSSLSMNVDKRFIILRGISGFYSYAILERLEGWPDIDVYQGRMAFKLNAKLFPYMAISDERQRIMPTAKDREMGRELDYPEAVLLTSPTNSFLKGEVDDKYQYSLEDKDNRVHGWISPNPRNGFWMITPSNEFRTGGPVKQDLTSHTGPITLSMFFSTHYGGDILALRFRNGEPWKKVFGPVFIYLNSVSSDDEDILTLWTDAKEQMLIETENWPYDFPLSQDFVQADQRGTVSGRLLVSDSYVSKRLITANSAFIGLAAPGDVGSWQTENKGYQFWTQTDNEGYFLIKSIIPGNYSLYAWVPGFIGDYKYKNYINITPGSRTRLQTLMYNPPRNGPTLWEIGIPDRTAAEFFIPNPQPKLQNQLYIEHYSEKFRQYGLWDRYTELYPNDDLIYTVGSSNYQTDWFFAHVNRYTFNDEGNKTYIPTTWQIAFDLQEVEKSSNYTLQLALASTNEAELQIRVNDQDADHVPNFTTGLIGKDNAIARHGIHGLYWLYSIDVPGSVFATGKNVIFLKQSRGSSPWSGLMYDYIRLEGPPAND, from the exons ATGAAGAAAGTTGGGAGAAATAGAGAATGGAGTTCTGTTGTTGGATTGTTGGGTATTTTGCTTCAGCTATTCTTGCTAATTGAATGTGCAGCAACAAG gaGAATTACCCAGAAGAACAGCCAATCGGACTTGCAATCCTTATATCCTCCAGTACAATTACATAAACTGAATAATCAT GTGTTGGTGGATAATGGCCTGTTCAACATTACATTTTCTGTTCCTGGGGGAATGGTCATTGCTATACAATACAATGGCATCGATAATTTATTGGAAAACGAAAATAAACTAAATAATAGAGG GTATTGGGATATTGTTTGGAACAAAGCAGAAAAACCAGGGATCATCTATGACAA ACTAGAAGGGACAAACTTTGAGGTTATACTGCAAGATGAAAATCAAGTAGAGCTTTCATTCACAAGGACTTGGAAGTCATTAAATTCCTCAAGTCTTTCTATGAATGTTGACAAAAG GTTTATAATTCTCCGGGGGATTAGTGGCTTTTACTCCTACGCAATTTTGGAGCGCTTGGAAGGTTGGCCAGACATAGATGTCTACCAAGGAAGAATGGCTTTCAAGCTTAATGCAAAATT GTTCCCATATATGGCTATTTCAGATGAAAGGCAGAGGATAATGCCCACAGCTAAAGATCGAGAAATGGGCCGAGAACTTGATTACCCAGAAGCAGTACTTCTTACAAGCCCAACTAATTCTTTCCTCAAAGGAGAG GTGGATGATAAGTATCAATACTCTCTTGAAGACAAGGATAATCGGGTCCATGGGTGGATAAGCCCAAATCCAAGAAATGGATTTTGGATGATTACACCTAGTAATGAGTTCAGAACAGGTGGGCCTGTTAAACAAGACCTCACCTCTCACACCGGCCCAATAACTTTATCT ATGTTTTTCAGCACACATTATGGTGGAGATATTCTAGCATTAAGATTTCGAAATGGAGAGCCCTGGAAAAAGGTTTTTGGTCCTGTTTTTATCTACCTAAACTCTGTTTCATCTGATGATGAAGATATTCTCACACTATGGACAGATGCAAAGGAACAG ATGTTAATAGAAACCGAAAATTGGCCATACGATTTCCCTCTGTCGCAAGATTTTGTTCAAGCTGATCAACGGGGTACTGTAAGTGGCAGATTACTCGTTAGCGACAG CTATGTAAGTAAAAGACTTATCACTGCAAATTCTGCTTTCATTGGGTTGGCTGCACCTGGAGATGTAGGGTCATGGCAAACTGAAAATAAG GGTTATCAATTTTGGACTCAAACAGATAATGAGggatattttttaattaaaagtatCATCCCAGGCAATTATAGCTTATATGCTTGGGTTCCTGGATTTATTGGCGATTACAAATACAAGAACTACATCAACATTACCCCAG GATCAAGAACTAGGCTGCAAACCCTAATGTATAACCCTCCAAGGAATGGACCAACATTATGGGAAATAGGTATTCCAGATAGAACTGCAGCAGAATTCTTCATTCCAAATCCACAACCAAAACTCCAAAACCAGTTGTACATCGAACATTACTCAGAAAA GTTTAGGCAATATGGATTATGGGATCGTTACACAGAACTATACCCTAATGATGATTTAATCTACACTGTTGGATCAAGCAACTATCAAACAGATTGGTTCTTTGCTCATGTAAATAGATATACTTTCAA TGATGAAGGGAATAAAACATatataccaacaacatggcaaatTGCGTTTGATCTTCAAGAAGTGGAGAAGTCCTCAAATTATACACTTCAGCTAGCATTGGCTTCAACAAATGAAGCTGAATTGCAA ATTCGAGTAAACGATCAAGATGCAGATCATGTTCCTAACTTCACAACAGGGTTGATAGGCAAGGATAACGCGATTGCAAGACATGGAATTCATGGCTTGTATTGGTTGTATAGTATAGATGTCCCTGGATCTGTTTTTGCTACTGGAAAAAATGTTATATTTCTAAAGCAAAGTAGAGGTTCAAGCCCCTGGAGTGGACTAATGTATGATTATATTCGTCTTGAAGGCCCTCCTGCAAATGATTAA